The nucleotide window GTTACCATTTTGAAGGATAACGTCGATGAAGCCCTTTGGGAGATTGAGGAGAGCACTATCTGGCGTAACAGCTAAAGAAATGATCGGAGGAAAAAAGATGATTGATCGTTATACTAGACCGGAAATGGGAGCCATTTGGACGGAGGAGAATCGCTTTAACGCCTGGCTTGAGGTGGAAATTCTAGCATGTGAGGCATGGGCAGAATTAGGAGAAATTCCGAAAGAAGATGTTAAGAAACTTCGTGAACATGCTTCTTTTAATATTGATCGCATTAAAGAAATCGAAGAAGAGACTAGGCATGATGTGGTTGCTTTTACTCGTGCGGTTTCGGAAACATTGGGCGAAGAACGGAAATGGGTTCATTACGGCTTAACTTCAACAGATGTCGTAGATACAGCACTTTCCTATGTATTGAAGCAAGCGAATGAAATTTTATTGCAGGATTTAGAAAGCTTTATTGAGATTTTAAAAAATAAGGCTATTGAGCACAAAATGACGGTCATGATGGGACGGACACATGGGGTCCATGCGGAACCGACAACATTTGGGTTGAAGCTTGCTCTGTGGTATGAGGAAATGAAACGCAATCTAGAGCGTTTTAAGCAAGCGGCTGAAGGGGTAGAGTTCGGAAAGATCTCCGGTGCTGTTGGAACTTACGCCAATATTAATCCGTTTGTGGAACAGTATGTGTGTGAAAAATTAGGTCTTGGCCGGGCGCCCATATCGACACAAACATTGCAGCGCGACCGCCATGCACACTATATGTCCACCATCGCATTAATCGCTACTTCCATCGAAAAATTTGCTGTTGAGGTTCGCGGGTTGCAAAAGAGTGAAACGCGTGAGGTTGAGGAATTTTTTGCGAAGGGTCAAAAAGGGTCATCGGCGATGCCGCATAAACGGAACCCAATTGGCTCGGAGAATATGACTGGTATGGCGCGCGTGATTCGTGGCTACATGATGACAGCTTATGAAAATGTGCCGCTTTGGCATGAGCGCGATATTTCTCATTCCTCCGCCGAACGCATCATTTTGCCGGATGCGACGATTGCCTTGAATTACATGCTCAACCGCTTCGGCAGGATATTGAAAAATCTAACTGTTTATCCGGAGAATATGAAACGCAACATGGATCGTACGCTAGGATTGATTTATTCACAGCGCGTGCTGCTTGCGTTGATTGATAAAGGCTTGTCGCGTGAAGAGGCTTATGATACGGTGCAGCCGAAGGCAATGGAGGCTTGGGAAAACCAAGTTCCATTCCGCAGCTTGATTGAAGCAGATGGAAAAATTACCTCGTTGCTGTCGGGTGAGGAAATCGAGGATTGCTTTGACTACCACTACCACTTACAGCATGTAGATACGATTTTTGATCGGTTAGGGTTGAACGGGTAAACGGGTTCTACGTAACCGAATGAATTAAAAAGATATCCAATCGGTTTTTTTGAGCCAGTACAAAATAAATAGGGGCAACCACAGCAGGGATTTGCCCCTCTCTCTAGATTGAAGATTCCCAATATTGCGAAATAAGGAGCGAACTACCATGAAAGAACTGCTTTACGAAGGAAAAGCCAAGCGAATTTACAAAACAGATGAAGAAAACATTGTATTAGTCCAATACAAGGATTCAGCCACCGCTTTTAATGGAGAAAAGAAAGCAGAGATCACTGGTAAAGGCAGACTCAATAACGAGATTACTAGTTTGATATTCTTAAAGCTAATGGAAAAAGGAATTCACTCACACTTTATCAAAAGAATCTCCGAAACGGAGCAGTTGGTGAAGAAGGTATCTATTATCCCGCTTGAAGTAGTCGTTCGTAACGTGGCTGCCGGCAGTTTTTCAAAAAGATTGGGAATCGAAGAAGGCAGACCGCTGTCAGCATCACTGGTTGAGTTTTATTTAAAAGATGACGCGCTCGGTGACCCGCTCCTTACCAATGACCATATCCTGGAGCTTAATGTGGCAACTGCCGAAGAGATTACGATTTTACGAGAAAAGGCGCTGGAAGTAAATGCGGTTTTATCGAGCTTTTTTGCAGAACTAGGCATTACCTTAATCGATTTTAAACTCGAGTTTGGCAAGGACGAACAGGGGCAAATTTTATTAGCCGATGAAATTTCTCCAGACACCTGCCGCCTATGGGATCAAAAGACAAATGAAAAGCTGGATAAAGATGTATTCCGCCGCGATTTAGGAAGCTTAACAGAGGCATATAAAACGATTTTAACTAGACTTGGAGGTCATCAGCATGTATAAAGTCAAAGTTTACGTAACGTTAAGAGAAAGTGTATTAGATCCGCAAGGCAAAGCCGTCACTCAATCATTACATTCATTAAATTACCAAGAAGTAACTGATGTCCGCATCGGTAAATATATGGAACTTACGATTGAACAATCAGAGCGTGACCTTGATGACGTCGTGAACGAGATTTGTACAAAGCTGCTAGCCAATCCAGTTATTGAAGACTACCGTTACGAAGTAGAGGAGTGTGTCGCTCAGTGAAGTTTGCAGTGATCGTTTTTCCTGGTTCGAACTGTGATGTTGACATGTTTCATGCAATAAAGGATGAACTGGGTGAAGAAGTGGAGTACGTTTGGCATGATACGGAAAGCTTAGACGGTTATGATGGAATCCTTTTACCAGGCGGCTTCTCGTACGGTGATTACCTTCGTACAGGAGCGATTGCCCGTTTCAGTAATGTCATGAAAGAAGTCATGAAAGCCGCAGAAGCCGGCAAGCCAGTGCTTGGGGTGTGCAACGGATTCCAAATTCTTCTTGAAGCAGGTCTGCTGCCGGGAGCGATGAGACGGAACGAAAGCCTATCATTTATTTGCAAGCCGGTCGAATTAGTCGTGGCAAACAATCAATCCATGTTTACTGCTGAATATAAGCAAGACCAAACCATCACGATTCCGGTCGCCCATGGCGAAGGAAATTACTATTGTGACGAAGAAACTCTCAATCAACTAAAAGCTAATAAACAAATTGTGTTTACCTATCAGCAAAATCCAAATGGCAGTCTTGAGAATATTGCCGGAATCACAAACGAAAAAGGAAATGTCCTTGGTATGATGCCGCACCCTGAACGGGCGGTTGACGAGCTTTTAGGCAGCGCCGACGGGCTGAAAATGTTTCAATCAATCGTAAAATCTTGGAGGGAAGCACATGTTGTCAACGCTTGAACCAAATCCGGAGCAAATCAAAACAGAAAAAATCTATCAGCAAATGGGTTTGTCCGATGAAGAGTTTGCGATGGTCGAAAATATCCTTGGCAGAACGCCGAACTATACAGAAACTGGCCTTTTCTCGGTTATGTGGTCAGAGCACTGCAGTTATAAAAACTCAAAGCCGGTTCTAAGAAAATTCCCTACATCCGGTGAAAAAGTTCTTCAAGGCCCAGGCGAAGGGGCTGGAATTGTCGATATCGGCGATGGTCAGGCGGTTGTGTTTAAAATCGAAAGCCATAACCACCCATCCGCAATTGAACCGTACCAAGGAGCTGCGACAGGCGTGGGCGGAATTATCCGTGATGTCTTCTCAATGGGCGCTCGACCGATTGCGATGTTAAATTCACTGCGCTTCGGCGAGCTGGATAAAGCTAGAACACGTTATCTTTTTAAAGAAGTAGTAGCTGGAATAGCAGGATACGGCAACTGTATCGGCATTCCGACGGTCGGGGGCGAAGTTCAGTTCGATCCTTCCTATGAAGGAAATCCTCTCGTCAACGCCATGTGTGTCGGTCTGATCAATCATGAGGATATTAAAAAAGGCCAGGCACATGGTCTTGGCAATACCGTCATGTATGTTGGGGCCAAAACAGGCCGCGACGGGATCCACGGTGCAACATTTGCTTCAGAGGAACTCACAGAGGATTCGGATGAAAAACGTCCGGCGGTTCAGGTCGGCGATCCATTCATGGAAAAATTACTTTTAGAAGCTTGCTTGGAGCTGATCCATTCGGATGCGCTTGTCGGGATTCAAGATATGGGTGCAGCGGGACTTGCCAGCTCTTCTTCGGAAATGGCCAGCAAAGCCGGGATGGGCATCGAGATGAATTTAGACCTTGTACCACAGCGCGAAACGGGAATGACCGCTTATGAAATGATGCTGTCTGAATCACAG belongs to Neobacillus sp. OS1-2 and includes:
- the purB gene encoding adenylosuccinate lyase, with protein sequence MIDRYTRPEMGAIWTEENRFNAWLEVEILACEAWAELGEIPKEDVKKLREHASFNIDRIKEIEEETRHDVVAFTRAVSETLGEERKWVHYGLTSTDVVDTALSYVLKQANEILLQDLESFIEILKNKAIEHKMTVMMGRTHGVHAEPTTFGLKLALWYEEMKRNLERFKQAAEGVEFGKISGAVGTYANINPFVEQYVCEKLGLGRAPISTQTLQRDRHAHYMSTIALIATSIEKFAVEVRGLQKSETREVEEFFAKGQKGSSAMPHKRNPIGSENMTGMARVIRGYMMTAYENVPLWHERDISHSSAERIILPDATIALNYMLNRFGRILKNLTVYPENMKRNMDRTLGLIYSQRVLLALIDKGLSREEAYDTVQPKAMEAWENQVPFRSLIEADGKITSLLSGEEIEDCFDYHYHLQHVDTIFDRLGLNG
- the purC gene encoding phosphoribosylaminoimidazolesuccinocarboxamide synthase, with translation MKELLYEGKAKRIYKTDEENIVLVQYKDSATAFNGEKKAEITGKGRLNNEITSLIFLKLMEKGIHSHFIKRISETEQLVKKVSIIPLEVVVRNVAAGSFSKRLGIEEGRPLSASLVEFYLKDDALGDPLLTNDHILELNVATAEEITILREKALEVNAVLSSFFAELGITLIDFKLEFGKDEQGQILLADEISPDTCRLWDQKTNEKLDKDVFRRDLGSLTEAYKTILTRLGGHQHV
- the purS gene encoding phosphoribosylformylglycinamidine synthase subunit PurS, translated to MYKVKVYVTLRESVLDPQGKAVTQSLHSLNYQEVTDVRIGKYMELTIEQSERDLDDVVNEICTKLLANPVIEDYRYEVEECVAQ
- the purQ gene encoding phosphoribosylformylglycinamidine synthase subunit PurQ, encoding MKFAVIVFPGSNCDVDMFHAIKDELGEEVEYVWHDTESLDGYDGILLPGGFSYGDYLRTGAIARFSNVMKEVMKAAEAGKPVLGVCNGFQILLEAGLLPGAMRRNESLSFICKPVELVVANNQSMFTAEYKQDQTITIPVAHGEGNYYCDEETLNQLKANKQIVFTYQQNPNGSLENIAGITNEKGNVLGMMPHPERAVDELLGSADGLKMFQSIVKSWREAHVVNA